In Synechococcus sp. MU1643, a single window of DNA contains:
- a CDS encoding lysophospholipid acyltransferase family protein: MSHSSLVRTPKPSFTYRLVSSLLVFPVFRFLFRGSTAGNNRVPMQGALVVVANHGSHLDPPLLGHALGRPVAFMAKAELFNIPLLGRVIRACGAYPVRRGASDREAIRTATARLEEGWATGVFLDGTRQSDGRINNPLPGAALLAARTGAPLLPVAICNSHRALGTGRSWPRLVPIQLRIGDPIPAPASRRRPDLDATTALLQERINALLDQGPQHP; this comes from the coding sequence GTGAGTCACTCCAGCCTCGTCCGCACCCCCAAGCCGAGCTTCACCTACCGGCTGGTCAGCAGCCTTCTGGTGTTCCCCGTCTTCCGCTTTCTGTTCCGAGGATCGACCGCCGGCAACAACAGAGTGCCCATGCAAGGGGCCCTCGTGGTGGTGGCCAACCATGGGTCGCACCTGGACCCACCCTTGCTGGGCCATGCCCTGGGGCGCCCCGTGGCCTTCATGGCAAAGGCGGAACTGTTCAACATCCCACTGCTGGGACGCGTGATTCGGGCCTGTGGTGCTTACCCCGTGCGGCGGGGTGCCAGTGACCGCGAAGCGATCCGCACCGCAACGGCGCGTCTGGAAGAGGGCTGGGCCACCGGCGTGTTTCTGGACGGCACCCGCCAAAGCGACGGCCGGATCAACAACCCACTCCCAGGAGCAGCCCTGCTGGCGGCTCGCACGGGAGCCCCGCTGCTGCCTGTGGCCATCTGCAACAGCCACCGCGCCTTGGGCACCGGGCGAAGCTGGCCGCGCCTGGTGCCGATTCAGCTGCGGATCGGCGACCCCATCCCAGCCCCGGCCAGTCGCCGCAGGCCCGATCTGGATGCCACCACCGCCCTGCTGCAGGAACGCATCAACGCCCTGCTAGATCAGGGTCCGCAGCATCCCTGA
- the fabD gene encoding ACP S-malonyltransferase encodes MAIAWVFPGQGSQKVGMAEALLSIDGSRERFAMASELLGRDLLAICQGESGGGDGPDDLNDTRNTQPALFVIESVLADNLQQQGREPALVAGHSLGELVALYSAGVFGLETGLQLMKTRSELMANAGGGAMTAVIGFDRTQLDDLVASTDGVSIANDNSDAQVVISGAPEAVQSVSEALKCKRAIPLAVSGAFHSPFMAEAAERFAAELDNVPFLDARVPLLSNSAASASTSADELKLRLKQQMTTGVRWRETMTAMTDSGVDTLVEIGPGNVLSGLAKRSMSGVTTAQISGAGDLGQ; translated from the coding sequence ATGGCGATTGCCTGGGTCTTTCCCGGTCAGGGCTCTCAAAAGGTGGGCATGGCAGAAGCACTGCTCAGCATCGATGGCAGCCGCGAGCGTTTCGCCATGGCCTCCGAGCTGCTGGGGCGCGACCTGCTGGCGATCTGCCAGGGGGAAAGCGGCGGTGGTGATGGGCCCGATGACCTCAACGACACGCGCAACACCCAGCCCGCCCTGTTCGTGATCGAATCGGTGCTGGCCGACAACCTTCAGCAGCAGGGCCGCGAGCCTGCGCTGGTGGCCGGCCACAGCCTGGGCGAACTCGTTGCTTTGTACAGCGCAGGGGTGTTTGGGCTGGAGACGGGTCTGCAGCTGATGAAAACCCGCTCAGAACTGATGGCGAACGCTGGGGGCGGCGCCATGACGGCTGTGATCGGCTTCGATCGCACTCAGCTGGACGACCTGGTGGCCTCCACGGACGGCGTCAGCATCGCCAATGACAACAGTGATGCCCAGGTGGTGATTTCCGGAGCTCCAGAGGCCGTGCAGAGCGTGAGTGAGGCTCTGAAATGCAAGCGCGCCATCCCTCTTGCCGTCTCCGGAGCCTTCCACTCCCCGTTCATGGCGGAAGCGGCTGAACGCTTCGCCGCCGAGCTGGACAACGTGCCCTTCCTCGATGCCCGCGTGCCATTGCTCAGCAACAGCGCCGCGAGCGCCAGCACCAGCGCGGACGAGCTCAAACTGCGCCTGAAGCAGCAGATGACCACCGGCGTGCGCTGGCGCGAGACCATGACGGCGATGACCGACAGCGGCGTGGACACCCTGGTGGAAATCGGTCCCGGCAACGTCCTCAGTGGCTTGGCGAAACGCAGCATGAGCGGTGTCACCACCGCCCAGATCTCCGGGGCGGGGGACCTCGGACAGTGA